The following are from one region of the Moritella sp. 24 genome:
- a CDS encoding alpha-L-glutamate ligase-like protein, with translation MTFSFFKELARPSKLKKQGILGMNQRNNMYISRYNPRKLFPLVDNKLKTKQIAEDANVSTPELIGVVDNQHAVKSVNKLITGLNGFVIKPAKGSGGKGILVITKVENGRYYKPSGSECSLDDIERHCSNILAGLFSLGGGIDVAVVEALIVFDDSFEGYSFEGVPDVRVIVFKGIPMMAMMRLSTSMSDGKANLHQGAVGVGINITTGEALNAVQYDAMVTHHPDTQKELALLKVPHWEEVIRLAAQCYDISGLGYLGADVVLDRDHGPMLLELNARPGLAIQIANGMGLLPRLQQIEAANTENMDLDQRLAYCKQHFG, from the coding sequence ATGACATTTTCATTTTTTAAAGAACTCGCGAGACCGAGTAAGTTAAAAAAACAAGGTATCTTGGGGATGAACCAGCGTAATAATATGTACATATCACGCTACAATCCCCGAAAACTTTTCCCTTTAGTTGATAATAAACTAAAGACGAAACAAATCGCTGAAGATGCAAATGTGAGTACACCAGAACTCATTGGTGTTGTTGATAATCAACATGCCGTGAAATCAGTGAATAAGCTCATTACCGGCTTAAATGGTTTTGTGATCAAACCAGCGAAAGGCTCTGGTGGTAAAGGTATTTTAGTGATCACCAAGGTCGAAAACGGTCGCTATTACAAACCCAGCGGTAGTGAATGTTCTCTTGATGACATTGAACGCCATTGCTCCAACATCTTAGCAGGGCTATTTTCACTCGGTGGTGGCATCGATGTTGCCGTTGTTGAAGCTCTGATTGTGTTTGATGACAGTTTTGAAGGTTATAGCTTTGAAGGTGTGCCAGATGTACGTGTTATCGTATTTAAAGGCATTCCTATGATGGCGATGATGCGATTATCAACCTCGATGTCTGACGGCAAAGCTAATTTGCACCAAGGTGCCGTCGGTGTAGGTATCAATATCACTACAGGTGAAGCCCTTAACGCCGTGCAATATGATGCAATGGTGACGCATCATCCAGACACACAAAAAGAGCTCGCACTACTAAAAGTACCACACTGGGAAGAAGTGATTCGCTTAGCGGCGCAGTGCTATGACATTTCAGGCTTAGGATATTTAGGTGCGGATGTAGTACTAGACCGAGATCATGGCCCGATGTTACTTGAGTTAAATGCACGACCAGGTCTGGCGATTCAAATAGCCAACGGAATGGGCTTACTGCCTCGATTACAACAAATTGAAGCGGCGAATACCGAAAACATGGATCTAGACCAACGACTTGCTTATTGTAAACAGCACTTCGGCTAG
- a CDS encoding inactive transglutaminase family protein: MPSKIPFRIFVALLFLLGVGSIAQRHYSGEIPWFPGETYSTWMIEAKVEFTAQGDAVNASFATPATQSNFTVLSQTAASPGYGLSFVDNRAQWTIRNAEGKQDLYYKVNVLTNDIPLDVINEQDVPINKTTWLPPYDIAAEQLVNSAMEKSADAFSYSRELLKLLSGDDLGQNAKLMLQENSKSALFVALLNDANIPALLVKGLYLEDGRRQQQLQPFVLVFGEDDSRLIDVKLGKTADQSNLLLWEQNGEPTLDLIGGVNSRVSFSIIQQTQPVMQVLKEKADSTNLSNFSIYSLPLEEQALFKGILLIPLGVMIVVLMRILVGLRTSGTFMPVLIAMAFVQTSLATGLIGFTLIVGVGLVIRSYLSRLNLLLVSRISVVIITVIAIICLFSVLSYKIGLTEGLKITFFPMIILSWTIERMSILWEEEGPKEVFVQGGGSLFVAVLVYLTISNELLRYWAFNFLGLQLIIMAVILMLGTYTGYRLLELRRFKDMQGE, encoded by the coding sequence ATGCCATCTAAGATCCCATTTCGCATTTTTGTTGCGTTACTATTTCTCCTTGGCGTAGGCAGTATTGCACAACGTCACTACAGTGGTGAGATCCCTTGGTTTCCTGGTGAAACATATTCAACTTGGATGATTGAAGCGAAAGTAGAATTTACAGCTCAAGGGGATGCCGTTAATGCCTCTTTTGCCACGCCTGCAACGCAATCTAACTTTACAGTCTTAAGTCAGACCGCAGCGTCACCTGGTTACGGGTTATCTTTTGTCGATAATCGCGCACAATGGACAATTCGCAATGCCGAAGGCAAGCAAGATTTATACTATAAAGTAAATGTACTGACTAATGACATTCCACTTGATGTGATCAACGAGCAAGACGTACCAATTAATAAAACAACGTGGTTGCCGCCTTATGATATCGCTGCAGAGCAACTTGTTAACAGCGCAATGGAAAAAAGTGCAGATGCCTTTTCATATAGCCGAGAATTACTCAAATTACTGTCGGGTGATGATTTAGGCCAAAACGCGAAACTAATGCTGCAAGAAAACAGTAAATCAGCCTTATTTGTTGCCTTGCTAAATGACGCAAACATTCCCGCATTACTGGTTAAAGGTCTATACCTTGAAGATGGTCGTCGTCAGCAACAGCTACAGCCATTTGTACTAGTTTTTGGCGAAGATGACTCTCGTTTAATTGATGTAAAGTTAGGTAAAACAGCAGACCAAAGCAACCTATTGCTTTGGGAGCAAAATGGCGAACCGACTCTCGATCTTATTGGTGGTGTAAACTCTCGTGTTAGTTTCTCTATCATTCAGCAGACTCAACCAGTCATGCAGGTACTAAAAGAAAAAGCAGATAGTACTAACTTGTCTAACTTTAGTATCTATAGCCTGCCACTTGAAGAGCAAGCGTTATTCAAAGGTATCCTACTGATCCCATTGGGTGTCATGATTGTTGTTTTAATGCGAATTCTGGTTGGGCTACGTACTTCCGGTACCTTCATGCCAGTATTAATTGCAATGGCATTTGTACAAACTAGCTTAGCAACAGGTCTCATTGGCTTTACACTCATTGTCGGTGTTGGTCTTGTGATCCGCTCATACCTTTCTCGACTGAACTTATTATTAGTATCGCGAATATCCGTGGTGATCATTACGGTTATCGCCATCATTTGTTTGTTCTCCGTGCTGTCTTACAAAATTGGTCTGACTGAAGGACTTAAAATTACCTTCTTCCCAATGATCATTTTATCTTGGACTATCGAGCGTATGTCTATCCTATGGGAAGAAGAAGGCCCGAAAGAAGTATTTGTACAAGGTGGTGGCAGTCTATTTGTTGCAGTCCTTGTTTACCTCACCATTAGTAATGAATTATTACGCTATTGGGCATTTAACTTCCTTGGTCTACAGCTGATCATTATGGCCGTTATATTAATGTTAGGTACCTATACAGGCTATCGTCTACTTGAACTACGCCGCTTTAAAGACATGCAAGGTGAGTAA
- a CDS encoding ATP-dependent zinc protease, protein MKNTATSRTVKTSKIAIASVLSLVFLNGCAMTQNKANTAIVTQQQAQIETILQQQQQILTTLQSQPDKFSEQDKAIEKLTEQLDELSADSKIKKVTPIVVPVESKADSDYKNKVILGQEEWVWIDEFQTNFKSRVDTGATTSSLNATDIVKFERDGRDWVKFNLSHKDDDTTFPMEAPVVRTIKIRQTNAVEALRRYVVSLPIELGDIKTETEFTLADRSRMIFPILLGRTFLKDIAIVDVAQEYTQPKKKPTSNKKQPTSAKKGAN, encoded by the coding sequence ATGAAAAATACAGCTACATCTCGTACCGTCAAAACATCAAAAATAGCGATTGCTAGTGTGCTAAGTCTTGTATTTTTAAATGGCTGTGCCATGACACAAAATAAAGCGAATACTGCGATTGTGACACAGCAGCAAGCACAAATAGAAACCATCTTGCAACAGCAGCAGCAAATACTAACGACATTACAATCACAACCAGACAAGTTCAGCGAGCAAGATAAAGCGATTGAAAAATTAACCGAACAACTTGATGAACTCTCAGCGGATAGCAAAATTAAAAAGGTAACGCCTATCGTGGTACCCGTAGAAAGCAAAGCCGACAGTGATTACAAAAACAAGGTCATCCTTGGTCAAGAAGAGTGGGTATGGATAGATGAATTTCAAACCAACTTTAAATCACGTGTTGATACTGGCGCGACAACATCCTCACTAAATGCAACCGACATCGTCAAATTTGAACGAGATGGTCGAGACTGGGTTAAATTCAATTTATCTCACAAAGACGACGATACTACATTCCCAATGGAAGCACCTGTCGTACGTACCATTAAAATACGTCAGACTAATGCTGTTGAAGCACTACGACGCTATGTGGTGAGCTTACCCATCGAACTAGGTGACATTAAAACTGAAACCGAGTTTACCCTCGCAGACAGAAGCCGTATGATCTTCCCTATCCTCTTAGGACGTACATTCTTAAAGGACATTGCAATCGTCGATGTTGCACAAGAATATACACAGCCAAAGAAAAAGCCGACTTCTAATAAAAAACAACCAACTTCCGCTAAAAAAGGGGCTAACTAA
- a CDS encoding ATP-dependent zinc protease, translating to MDTLKLSQRLITSIILSALLSGCASIDQFINQGDTSAQALQLQIEQQNQQMTLLVEQQDMILAELKKQPALFSQQKQNITHLNNKLESYVQLRQDVINNTQRIADCQADKQVELAAKHLTSIQSTDATAPIDKLVIGSEELVLLNDLKEKYKARIDTGATTSSLNATNIVEFERDGKKWVRFNFSQAVNNEAQIIEAKIARTILIRQANNSEATRRPIIELPVQLGDIKTLTEFTLADRSHMTFPVLLGRTFLKDIVMVDVARTYMLTESAIQ from the coding sequence ATGGATACTTTGAAACTGTCACAACGATTGATTACCAGTATTATACTAAGCGCCCTACTTTCAGGCTGCGCCAGTATTGATCAATTTATCAATCAAGGTGATACATCTGCGCAAGCACTGCAATTACAAATTGAACAGCAAAATCAACAAATGACCTTATTAGTTGAGCAGCAAGACATGATATTAGCTGAACTGAAAAAACAACCAGCATTATTTTCACAGCAAAAACAAAATATCACTCACCTAAATAACAAGCTCGAAAGTTATGTTCAATTACGCCAAGATGTCATCAATAACACCCAGCGCATTGCAGATTGCCAAGCAGATAAGCAAGTCGAATTAGCAGCCAAACACCTCACCTCGATACAGTCAACAGACGCAACGGCACCCATTGATAAATTAGTCATTGGCTCTGAAGAACTCGTATTGCTTAATGATCTCAAAGAAAAATATAAAGCGCGTATTGATACAGGTGCGACGACATCATCACTTAATGCAACAAACATTGTTGAATTTGAACGCGACGGTAAAAAATGGGTTCGTTTTAACTTCAGTCAAGCCGTCAATAATGAAGCGCAAATTATCGAAGCTAAGATCGCTCGTACTATTTTAATCCGTCAAGCAAACAACAGTGAAGCAACACGTCGCCCTATCATTGAATTACCAGTGCAACTTGGTGACATAAAAACGCTGACAGAGTTTACATTGGCCGATCGTAGCCACATGACATTTCCAGTATTACTGGGACGTACATTCTTAAAAGATATTGTCATGGTCGATGTTGCTCGTACTTATATGCTAACTGAATCGGCAATACAGTAA
- a CDS encoding ferritin, with amino-acid sequence MPKLSKVMATALNQQMTKEFTASHLYRSMASFCYASDFIGAGDFFYTHAAEEQQHAQLLFRYMIDRGIQPLMETIPAAESEFSDLLDVFNKALDHEVMITESISEILGLAHELKDFQSVAHLNTLMEEQTEEEALFNGIVSQIRRVGVDNGHGLFIMDQELKAMSKAPAAAPITI; translated from the coding sequence ATGCCAAAATTATCTAAGGTTATGGCGACTGCGCTTAACCAACAAATGACAAAAGAGTTCACAGCATCTCACCTTTATCGCAGCATGGCATCTTTTTGCTATGCTTCTGATTTTATTGGCGCAGGTGATTTCTTTTATACGCATGCAGCAGAAGAGCAACAGCATGCACAACTATTATTCCGCTATATGATTGACCGTGGCATCCAGCCATTAATGGAAACTATTCCAGCGGCAGAGTCTGAGTTTTCTGATCTATTAGACGTGTTTAATAAAGCACTTGATCACGAAGTAATGATTACTGAATCTATTTCTGAAATCCTTGGTTTAGCGCACGAACTGAAAGATTTCCAATCTGTTGCTCACCTAAATACATTAATGGAAGAGCAAACAGAAGAAGAAGCATTATTTAATGGCATCGTGAGCCAAATCCGCCGTGTTGGTGTTGATAATGGTCACGGTCTATTCATTATGGATCAAGAATTAAAAGCAATGAGCAAAGCACCTGCTGCAGCGCCAATTACAATTTAA
- a CDS encoding DeoR/GlpR family DNA-binding transcription regulator: MSKRNTQQRRHTIIKLLEEQGKLSVDELAQRFETSEVTIRKDLTALEQNGLLLRRYGGAVPIPKELLPEVETDQVSQCKIEIAIAAAQRIRDHNRIIIDSGTTTASLIEQLADKKGLITMTNSLQVANALNGLENEPTLLMTGGTWDPHSESFQGQIAEQVLRSYDFDQLFIGADGIDLERGTTTFNELIGLSRVMAEVSREVVVMVESDKISRKMPNLELAWDNISTLITDADITEEQRSAIEAKNIDIIIAPRLP; the protein is encoded by the coding sequence ATGTCAAAACGTAACACTCAACAACGTCGCCATACCATCATAAAGTTACTTGAAGAGCAAGGTAAACTCAGCGTTGACGAACTAGCACAACGTTTTGAAACTTCAGAGGTTACCATCCGAAAAGACCTCACTGCGTTAGAACAAAATGGTTTATTACTACGCCGTTATGGTGGTGCAGTACCGATTCCAAAAGAGCTGTTACCAGAGGTTGAAACGGACCAAGTTTCTCAGTGTAAAATTGAAATCGCCATTGCTGCGGCACAGCGTATTCGAGATCACAATCGAATTATTATCGACAGTGGCACAACGACTGCGAGTTTAATTGAACAGCTTGCAGATAAGAAAGGCCTGATCACGATGACAAATTCGCTGCAAGTAGCCAATGCACTGAATGGTTTAGAGAATGAACCGACGCTATTAATGACAGGGGGTACATGGGACCCACATTCAGAATCATTTCAAGGTCAAATTGCTGAGCAAGTACTTCGCTCTTACGACTTTGATCAGTTGTTTATCGGGGCCGACGGCATTGATTTAGAGCGCGGAACCACCACATTCAATGAATTAATCGGCCTTAGCCGTGTCATGGCAGAAGTATCACGCGAAGTAGTTGTCATGGTCGAGTCTGACAAGATCAGCCGCAAGATGCCAAATTTAGAATTAGCATGGGATAACATTAGCACCTTAATTACCGATGCCGACATTACCGAAGAACAGCGCAGTGCCATTGAAGCAAAAAATATCGACATAATCATCGCGCCAAGATTACCTTAA
- a CDS encoding DUF406 family protein: MSNNNDADIKDCCGSFAEIGSIIQPDDTELSFPITFDSQAAADEKLRELEAYVDEQFDEEVTINFSAQSEFSYQVTLSFTCTAEKMIFEMNLRHLLA, from the coding sequence ATGTCTAATAATAACGATGCTGATATTAAAGATTGCTGTGGTTCATTTGCTGAAATTGGCAGCATAATTCAGCCCGATGATACTGAACTATCTTTTCCTATTACATTTGATTCTCAAGCAGCTGCAGACGAAAAGTTACGCGAACTTGAAGCGTATGTTGATGAGCAATTTGATGAAGAAGTAACAATTAATTTTTCAGCACAAAGCGAGTTTTCTTACCAAGTCACCTTGTCGTTTACGTGTACTGCTGAAAAAATGATTTTTGAAATGAATTTACGTCATTTATTAGCATAA
- the adhE gene encoding bifunctional acetaldehyde-CoA/alcohol dehydrogenase: MTVKNIETLNAMVAKVKAAQQEFATFNQEQVDKIFRAAALAASTSRISLAQMAVEESGMGVLEDKVTKNHFASEYIYNKYKDTLTCGIIEEDNEFGTITIAEPTGIICGIVPTTNPTSTAIFKALISLKTRNGIIFSPHPRAKNATNTAAKIVLDAAIAAGAPKHIVGWIDEPSVELSNALMHHDDINLILATGGPGMVKAAYSSGKPAIGVGAGNTPIVIDETADVKRAVSSILMSKTFDNGVVCASEQAVIVVDEVYDAVKARFITHGGYILSKKEADKVREIVLINGNMNPAIVGQSAITIAEMAGVKVPPFTKVLIGEGPEVHVDDAFAHEKLSPTLGMFRARDYNHAVEQAITMVELGGIGHTSGIYTDQDANEDRIKDFGDKMKTARILINQPSSQGGIGDLYNFGLAPSLTLGCGSWGGNSISENVGPKHLINKKTVAKRAENMLWHKLPESIYFRRGSLPIAMDDLVGKKRACIVTDKFLFNNGYVDELVSILKSKGIDTEVFYDVEADPTLAVVKKGVEVMNSFQPDVIIAFGGGSPMDAAKIMWVMYEHPDAHFEDLAMRFMDIRKRIYKFPKMGIKAKLVAITTTSGTGSEVTPFAVVTDEVTGQKYPIADYELTPNMAVVDANLVMNMPKSLTAFGGYDAVTHALEAYVSILQNEYSDGQALQALKLLKEYLPSSYKNGAKDPIAREKVHNGSTIAGIAFANAFLGVCHSMAHKIGAEFHIPHGLANALLITNVIRYNATDMPTKQAAFSQYDRPKARARYAEVAEHLGFREGKTADKIEALLNWLDELKTDLDIPKSIQAAGVNEADFLAKIDQLAIEAFDDQCTGANPRYPLISELKALLLASYYGNDYQESYVLEQNKEKKVAEKSVAK, from the coding sequence ATGACTGTTAAGAATATTGAAACACTCAACGCAATGGTTGCAAAGGTTAAAGCGGCACAACAAGAGTTTGCTACATTTAACCAAGAACAAGTTGATAAAATTTTCCGCGCTGCTGCACTTGCGGCATCAACATCACGTATCTCTTTAGCACAAATGGCTGTTGAAGAATCAGGTATGGGTGTACTAGAAGATAAAGTAACTAAAAACCACTTCGCATCAGAATATATCTACAACAAATATAAAGACACACTGACTTGCGGCATCATTGAAGAAGATAACGAGTTTGGTACCATCACGATTGCAGAACCAACAGGTATCATCTGTGGTATCGTTCCAACGACTAACCCAACATCAACCGCTATCTTTAAAGCGTTAATCTCGCTTAAAACTCGTAACGGTATTATCTTTTCTCCACACCCTCGTGCTAAGAATGCAACAAACACAGCAGCTAAAATTGTATTAGATGCAGCGATTGCAGCAGGTGCACCAAAACACATCGTAGGTTGGATTGATGAGCCATCAGTTGAACTATCAAATGCATTAATGCACCACGACGACATCAACCTTATCCTTGCGACTGGTGGTCCAGGTATGGTTAAAGCGGCTTACTCATCAGGTAAACCTGCAATTGGTGTTGGCGCTGGTAATACACCGATTGTAATTGACGAAACTGCCGACGTTAAACGCGCAGTATCTTCAATCTTAATGTCTAAAACATTCGATAACGGCGTTGTATGTGCGTCAGAACAAGCAGTTATTGTTGTTGACGAAGTATATGATGCAGTAAAAGCGCGTTTCATTACACACGGTGGCTACATCTTATCGAAAAAAGAAGCAGATAAAGTGCGTGAAATAGTATTAATCAATGGCAACATGAACCCTGCTATTGTGGGTCAGTCTGCGATTACAATTGCTGAAATGGCTGGCGTTAAAGTACCACCATTCACAAAAGTACTTATCGGTGAAGGTCCTGAAGTACACGTTGACGACGCATTCGCTCACGAAAAACTATCACCAACATTAGGTATGTTCCGCGCTCGTGATTACAACCACGCTGTAGAACAAGCAATCACGATGGTTGAGCTTGGCGGTATCGGTCATACATCTGGTATCTACACAGACCAAGATGCAAACGAAGATCGCATTAAAGATTTCGGCGATAAAATGAAAACCGCACGAATCCTGATTAACCAACCAAGTTCACAAGGTGGTATCGGTGATTTATATAACTTCGGTCTAGCACCATCACTAACGCTAGGTTGTGGTTCTTGGGGTGGTAACTCTATCTCTGAAAACGTAGGTCCTAAACACCTTATTAACAAAAAGACTGTTGCTAAGCGAGCTGAAAATATGTTGTGGCATAAACTTCCAGAATCAATTTACTTCCGCCGTGGTTCATTACCAATTGCAATGGACGACCTAGTAGGTAAAAAACGTGCATGTATCGTGACTGATAAATTCTTATTCAACAACGGTTATGTTGATGAGTTAGTATCAATCCTAAAAAGCAAAGGCATCGACACAGAAGTATTTTACGATGTAGAGGCAGATCCAACGCTAGCAGTCGTGAAGAAAGGTGTTGAAGTGATGAATAGCTTCCAACCTGACGTTATCATTGCCTTCGGTGGTGGTTCACCAATGGATGCAGCGAAGATCATGTGGGTAATGTACGAACATCCAGATGCGCACTTCGAAGACCTTGCAATGCGCTTTATGGACATTCGTAAACGTATTTACAAATTCCCTAAAATGGGTATCAAAGCAAAATTAGTGGCGATAACAACAACATCAGGTACCGGTTCTGAAGTAACACCATTTGCAGTTGTAACAGATGAAGTAACGGGTCAAAAATACCCTATCGCTGATTACGAACTAACACCAAACATGGCTGTTGTAGATGCAAACTTGGTAATGAACATGCCTAAATCACTGACTGCATTCGGTGGTTATGATGCAGTAACACATGCACTAGAAGCGTATGTTTCAATTCTACAAAACGAATACTCTGATGGCCAAGCATTACAAGCGCTGAAACTATTAAAAGAGTACTTACCAAGTTCATACAAAAACGGCGCGAAAGACCCAATCGCACGTGAAAAAGTACACAATGGTTCAACCATTGCCGGTATCGCCTTTGCCAATGCTTTCTTGGGGGTGTGTCACTCAATGGCACACAAAATCGGTGCTGAATTCCATATTCCACACGGTTTAGCAAACGCATTGCTTATCACCAACGTGATTCGTTATAACGCAACAGATATGCCAACGAAACAAGCGGCATTCTCACAATACGACCGTCCGAAAGCACGTGCTCGTTACGCTGAAGTTGCAGAGCACTTAGGTTTCCGTGAAGGTAAAACAGCAGACAAAATCGAAGCGTTATTAAACTGGTTAGACGAACTTAAAACTGATTTAGATATTCCTAAATCAATTCAAGCGGCTGGTGTAAATGAAGCAGATTTCCTTGCTAAAATTGACCAACTTGCAATCGAAGCGTTTGATGACCAATGTACAGGTGCTAACCCACGTTACCCATTAATCAGCGAGTTAAAAGCACTATTACTGGCTTCTTATTACGGTAATGATTATCAAGAAAGCTATGTACTAGAACAAAATAAAGAAAAAAAGGTAGCTGAAAAATCAGTTGCTAAGTAA
- a CDS encoding HD-GYP domain-containing protein, protein MLLAIKDLQVGHYINLPIGWTSHPFILNSFVIKDEKQLLMLQHLGLDTISVDPSRSKISQPSVVPSVIEEKVIHAQSPSTPSITNDIAMAEAVAAHIAKENEAVEQAVLKQTEEQNQLLQQQAWWKQIRTARSTYQNKIAILKDIYSKLNLQPLKAISLLESLSGELTIASEQTSHYNLALCNEELSSDTLYQNAMNITVLSTRLAQQLSFSSKDVAIVAQTALLSQFGMLWVPASIRNKKSELTKPEVNYLKQHPAYASQKLQSIEPLSDVIINSILQINEKFDGSGYPRGIKQDKISKYAQLIAITTRYNEMCNSNLLQQRYSPHLVIGLLFKLADKHYNKAYLEQFIKMMGIYPVGTIVKYQAQQAQVQMGITDSLKQPLIVDFDMLEPIKKRPLLRHCIDDQITIIKGVSCNDIAPEQIEKFSLIQRNNLYFPTSD, encoded by the coding sequence GTGTTATTAGCAATCAAAGACTTACAAGTAGGTCATTACATTAATCTTCCTATTGGTTGGACGTCTCATCCCTTCATCTTAAATTCGTTTGTGATTAAAGATGAAAAACAGCTACTCATGCTGCAACATCTTGGTTTAGACACTATTTCAGTAGATCCGTCTCGTAGCAAAATATCACAACCGAGTGTTGTGCCTAGCGTGATTGAAGAAAAAGTAATACATGCACAATCGCCATCAACACCGTCGATAACGAATGATATAGCGATGGCTGAAGCGGTCGCGGCCCACATAGCAAAAGAGAATGAAGCTGTAGAGCAAGCAGTATTGAAACAAACTGAAGAACAAAACCAATTATTACAGCAGCAAGCTTGGTGGAAACAGATACGTACAGCGCGATCAACATACCAAAATAAAATTGCGATACTGAAAGATATTTATAGCAAACTCAACTTACAGCCGTTAAAAGCAATATCACTGCTAGAATCACTTTCTGGTGAGCTCACTATCGCGTCTGAACAAACGTCACATTACAACCTTGCATTATGTAACGAAGAATTATCCAGTGACACGCTTTACCAAAACGCCATGAATATCACCGTTTTAAGTACTCGATTAGCTCAACAGCTGTCTTTTAGTTCGAAAGATGTGGCGATTGTGGCGCAGACCGCATTATTAAGTCAATTTGGTATGCTCTGGGTACCAGCTTCGATTCGTAATAAGAAGTCAGAGTTAACTAAGCCAGAAGTCAATTATCTCAAACAACACCCCGCTTATGCATCACAAAAATTGCAAAGTATCGAGCCTCTTTCCGATGTGATTATTAATAGTATCTTACAGATCAACGAAAAGTTTGATGGCAGTGGTTATCCACGAGGAATAAAACAAGACAAGATCTCGAAATATGCGCAATTAATTGCGATTACAACCCGCTATAATGAGATGTGTAATTCCAACCTGCTTCAACAGCGCTACTCCCCTCACCTTGTTATCGGTCTATTATTTAAGCTGGCTGATAAGCACTACAACAAAGCCTATCTTGAACAGTTTATTAAAATGATGGGAATATATCCGGTAGGCACTATTGTTAAGTATCAAGCACAACAAGCACAAGTTCAGATGGGGATTACTGATAGTTTGAAACAACCACTCATTGTTGATTTTGATATGCTTGAGCCAATCAAAAAACGACCACTTTTACGCCATTGTATTGATGATCAAATAACAATAATAAAAGGTGTAAGCTGCAATGATATTGCTCCAGAACAAATAGAAAAATTCAGCTTAATACAACGTAATAATTTATATTTTCCAACGAGTGATTAA